From the Choloepus didactylus isolate mChoDid1 chromosome 22, mChoDid1.pri, whole genome shotgun sequence genome, one window contains:
- the LOC119518665 gene encoding LOW QUALITY PROTEIN: RNA-binding protein 27-like (The sequence of the model RefSeq protein was modified relative to this genomic sequence to represent the inferred CDS: substituted 3 bases at 3 genomic stop codons) — MLIEDVDALKSWLAKLLEPICDADPSALANYVVALVKKDKPEKELKAFCADQLDVFLQKETSGFVDKLFESLYTKNYLPPLETVKPEPKPPVQEKEEIKEEIFQEPAEEERDGRKKKYPSPQKTRSESSERRTREKKREDGKWRDYDRYYERNELYREKYDWRRGRSESRSKSXGLSRSRSXSRGRSKDLDPNRNVVHRERSKFKSERNDLESTYVPVSAPPPNSSEQYSLGAQSIPSTVTVIAPAHHSENTTESWSNYYNNHSSSNSFGRNPPPKRRCRDYDERGFCVLGDLCQFDHGNDPLVVDEVALPNMIPFPPPPPGLPPPPPPGILMPPMPGPGPGPGPGPGPGPGPGPGHSMRLPVPQGHGQPPPSVVLPIPRPPITQSSLINNRDQTGTSAVPNLAPVGARLPPPLPQNLLYTVSEXQPMYSHEHGAAASERLQLGTPPPLLAARLVPPRNLMGSSTGYHTSVSSPTPLVPDTYEPDGYNPEAPSITSSGRSQYRQFFSRTQTQRPNLIGLTSGDMDANPRAANIVIQTEPPVPVSINSNITRVVLEPDSHKRAMSGLEVPLTKKPWLGKQGNNNQSKPGFLRKNQYTNTKLEVKKIPQELNNITKLNEHFSKFGTIVNIQVAFKDDPEAALIQYLTNEEARKAISSTEAVLNNRFIRVLWHRENNEQPELQSPTQLLLQQQQTLSHLSQQHHHLPQHLHQQQVLVAQSPPSTVHGGIQKMISKPQTSGAYVLNKVPIKHRLGHASGNQGDTTHLLKQSGVAGEDCQIFSTPGHPKMIYSSSNLKTPSKLCSGSKSHDVQEALKKKQEAMKLQQDMRKKRQEVLEKQIECQKMLISKLEKNKNMKPEERANIMKTLKELGEKISQLKDELKTSSAVSTPSKMKTKTEAQKELLDTELDLHKRLSSGEDTTELRKKLSQLQVEAARLGILPVGRGKTMSSQGRGRGRGRGGRGRGSLNHMVVDHRPKALTVGGYTEEEKEELLQHFSATNQGSKFKDRRLQISWHKPKVPSISTETEEEEVKEEETETSDLFLHDDDDEDEDEYESRSWRR; from the coding sequence ATGCTCATAGAGGATGTGGATGCCCTCAAGTCCTGGCTGGCCAAGTTACTGGAGCCGATATGTGATGCTGACCCTTCAGCGTTAGCCAACTATGTTGTAGCATTGGTCAAAAAGGACAAACCtgagaaagaattgaaagccTTTTGTGCTGATCAACTTGATGTCTTTTTACAAAAAGAAACTTCAGGTTTTGTGGATAAACTCTTCGAAAGTCTTTACACTAAGAATTACCTTCCACCTTTGGAAACAGTTAAGCCTGAGCCGAAACCTCCAgtccaagaaaaagaagaaattaaagaggagaTATTTCAGGAACCAGCAGAGGAAGAACGagatggcagaaaaaagaaatatcctAGTCCCCAGAAGACTCGTTCAGAATCTAGTGAACGAAGGACAcgtgagaaaaagagagaagatggcaAGTGGAGGGACTACGACCGGTACTATGAGCGGAATGAATTATACCGTGAGAAGTATGACTGGAGAAGAGGCAGGAGTGAGAGCCGAAGTAAGAGCTGAGGCCTGAGTCGCAGTCGAAGCTGAAGTAGGGGACGCAGTAAAGACCTGGACCCAAATAGGAATGTTGTGCACAGAGAAAGATCAAAATTTAAGAGTGAAAGGAATGATTTGGAGAGTACCTATGTGCCTGTGTCTGCACCACCTCCGAACTCTTCTGAACAGTATTCCTTGGGGGCACAGTCTATTCCCAGCACTGTAACTGTGATTGCACCTGCTCACCACTCTGAAAACACAACTGAGAGTTGGTCTAATTACTACAACAATCATAGCTCTTCCAATTCTTTTGGTCGAAATCCACCACCAAAGAGGCGATGCAGGGATTATGATGAAAGAGGATTTTGTGTACTTGGTGACCTTTGTCAGTTTGATCATGGAAACGATCCCCTGGTTGTTGATGAAGTTGCTTTGCCAAACATGATTCctttcccacctcctcctcctgggcTTCCTCCTCCACCGCCTCCTGGAATCTTAATGCCGCCAATGCCAGGACCAGGACCAGGCCCTGGACCAGGACCAGGACCAGGACCAGGACCAGGTCCTGGCCACAGTATGAGACTTCCTGTTCCCCAAGGACATGGTCAACCCCCACCTTCTGTTGTGCTTCCCATACCAAGACCACCCATAACACAGTCAAGCCTAATAAACAACCGTGACCAGACTGGGACAAGTGCAGTGCCCAATCTTGCACCAGTGGGAGCAAGACTACCTCCTCCTTTACCCCAGAACCTCCTTTATACAGTATCAGAATGACAGCCCATGTATTCTCATGAACATGGTGCTGCTGCATCTGAGCGACTTCAGTTGGGGACACCGCCTCCTCTGTTGGCAGCTCGTTTGGTGCCACCTCGCAACCTCATGGGATCTTCCACTGGGTACCATACCTCAGTCTCTAGCCCCACCCCTTTGGTCCCAGATACATATGAACCAGATGGTTATAACCCAGAAGCTCCAAGTATTACCAGTTCTGGTAGGTCTCAGTACAGACAGTTCTTTTCAAGAACACAGACACAACGCCCAAACCTGATTGGCCTAACATCTGGAGATATGGATGCAAATCCAAGAGCTGCTAACATTGTCATCCAGACTGAACCACCAGTTCCTGTTTCAATTAATAGCAACATAACCAGAGTAGTTCTTGAACCAGATAGCCATAAAAGAGCTATGAGTGGTTTGGAAGTGCCACTCACAAAGAAACCTTGGCTGGGAAAGCAAGGGAATAACAATCAGAGTAAACCAGGATTCTTGCGAaagaatcagtatacaaacaccaAATTAGAAGTTAAGAAAATCCCTCAGGAATTGAACAACATTACCAAGCTCAATGAACACTTCAGCAAATTTGGAACTATTGTTAATATCCAGGTTGCTTTTAAGGATGATCCAGAAGCAGCCCTCATTCAATATCTCACCAATGAGGAGGCCAGGAAAGCCATTTCCAGCACAGAAGCAGTTCTAAACAACCGATTCATTCGAGTCCTATGGCATAGGGAAAATAATGAGCAACCAGAACTGCAGTCTCCAACACAGCTGCTCCTACAACAGCAGCAAACACTTAGTCACTTGTCACAGCAGCACCATCACCTGCCACAGCACCTTCATCAGCAGCAGGTGCTCGTGGCCCAGTCTCCTCCATCAACGGTACATGGAGGTATCCAGAAGATGATAAGCAAGCCACAGACATCAGGTGCATATGTTCTTAACAAGGTTCCTATTAAGCATCGCCTTGGGCATGCAAGTGGTAACCAGGGTGATACAACACACTTGTTAAAGCAGTCTGGTGTTGCTGGAGAGGATTGCCAGATATTTTCAACTCCAGGCCATCCAAAAATGATTTATAGCTCCTCAAACTTAAAGACACCTTCAAAACTTTGTTCAGGGTCTAAATCTCATGATGTTCAAGAAGCtcttaaaaagaaacaggaagcaatgaagCTACAACAAGatatgaggaaaaaaagacaagaagtgttagaaaaacaaatagaatgtCAAAAGATGCTAATATCCAagctagaaaaaaacaaaaatatgaaaccagaagagagagcaaatatAATGAAGACTTTGAAAGAGCTTGGAGAAAAGATCTCACAATTGAAAGATGAATTAAAAACATCTTCTGCAGTCTCTACGCCAtctaaaatgaagacaaagacagaggcccagaaagagctGTTAGATACTGAACTGGACCTCCACAAGAGACTATCCTCAGGAGAAGATACAACAGAGTTACGGAAAAAACTCAGTCAGTTACAGGTTGAGGCGGCACGATTAGGTATTTTACCAGTGGGTCGAGGAAAGACTATGTCCTCTCAAGGTCGAGGAAGAGGTCGAGGCcgtggaggaagaggaagaggctcACTAAACCACATGGTAGTGGACCACCGCCCCAAAGCACTAACAGTTGGGGGATACactgaggaggaaaaagaggaatTACTTCAGCATTTCTCAGCTACAAACCAAGGGTCAAAATTCAAAGACCGTCGACTACAAATATCATGGCATAAACCTAAGGTACCATCTATATCCACTGAGACTGAGGAAGAGGAAGTCAAGGAGGAGGAAACCGAAACTTCAGATTTGTTTTtgcatgatgatgatgacgaaGATGAAGATGAATATGAGTCTCGTTCATGGCGAAGATGA